The Macaca thibetana thibetana isolate TM-01 chromosome 11, ASM2454274v1, whole genome shotgun sequence genome window below encodes:
- the LOC126930939 gene encoding 60S ribosomal protein L35-like, whose product MATIKAGDLRRKEEEELLKQLDDLKVELSQLRVAKVTGGAASKLSKIGVIRKSIPHVLTVINQTQKENLRKSYKGKKYKPLDLRPKKTHAMRHWLNKHKENLKAKKQQQKERLYPLRQYAVKA is encoded by the coding sequence ATGGCCACGATCAAAGCTGGAGATCTtcgcaggaaggaggaggaggagttgctGAAACAGCTGGACGACCTGAAGGTGGAACTGTCCCAGCTACGCGTCGCCAAAGTTACAGGCGGTGCGGCCTCCAAGCTCTCTAAGATAGGAGTCATCCGCAAATCCATCCCCCATGTTCTCACAGTTATTAACCAGACTCAGAAAGAAAACCTCAGGAAATCCTACAAGGGCAAGAAGTACAAGCCCCTGGACCTGCGGCCTAAGAAGACACACGCCATGCGCCACTGGCTCAACAAGCATAAGGAGAACCTGAAGgccaagaagcagcagcagaaggagCGGCTGTACCCGCTGCGGCAGTATGCGGTCAAGGCCTGA